A window of Paenibacillus sp. 19GGS1-52 contains these coding sequences:
- a CDS encoding SDR family NAD(P)-dependent oxidoreductase: MSKKSTVVITGATSGLGQLVAIELAKRGFDLVLTARSKERAEATRQIIQANSSSVKIDFFFGDLSLMKDVQRVGKQIAAAYPKIDVLLNNAGIHAFEPRTTSEGFPEMIAVNYLAPWLLSHTLKPSLQNADGARVVNVASQASRNHGVLKLPDDLTDTTPFTARGSSPLYGKTKLLNIMFTAELARQWEGTKISINALNPGFNVTGLGRELRFASVIERILKFLRLGDPRRGTDIITRLIVEPKYGKVTGGYFNVGTGNSIEPVSPGGDTAMQNKLWEATKNVLEQKGFLEHQSVRGTE, from the coding sequence ATGAGTAAAAAATCAACTGTGGTTATCACTGGGGCCACCAGTGGTCTAGGGCAGCTTGTTGCAATAGAATTGGCGAAACGTGGTTTTGATCTTGTATTGACAGCCAGAAGCAAGGAACGTGCGGAGGCAACCAGACAAATAATACAAGCCAACAGCTCTTCGGTTAAGATTGACTTTTTCTTCGGGGATTTATCGCTAATGAAGGATGTACAACGTGTGGGTAAACAAATCGCGGCTGCATATCCGAAGATCGACGTGCTTTTGAATAATGCAGGTATTCATGCCTTTGAGCCACGTACCACTTCCGAAGGATTTCCAGAAATGATCGCTGTGAATTATTTAGCGCCATGGCTATTGTCACATACTCTGAAGCCTTCTCTACAGAACGCAGACGGCGCAAGAGTAGTAAATGTGGCCTCTCAGGCTTCACGCAATCATGGAGTGTTGAAATTGCCTGATGATCTAACAGATACAACACCCTTTACAGCTCGGGGTTCATCACCCCTCTATGGCAAAACCAAATTGTTAAATATTATGTTCACTGCCGAATTGGCTCGGCAATGGGAAGGAACCAAGATTAGCATCAATGCACTAAATCCGGGATTTAATGTGACTGGACTTGGACGTGAGCTTAGGTTTGCCTCCGTCATCGAACGTATTTTGAAATTTCTGCGTCTTGGAGATCCTCGTAGAGGCACGGATATTATTACTAGATTAATCGTGGAACCGAAATATGGAAAAGTGACTGGCGGGTACTTTAACGTGGGAACCGGAAATTCAATTGAACCGGTATCACCAGGCGGGGATACTGCGATGCAGAACAAATTGTGGGAAGCCACAAAGAATGTACTAGAGCAAAAGGGTTTTCTTGAGCATCAAAGTGTGAGGGGAACAGAGTAA
- a CDS encoding MarR family transcriptional regulator, which translates to MEYEDIQSNRRELLERALGEQLNALLSASHALNVTTSARFDSSLQPAAFHIVRWLYAYGPTSAATLAESTAMDRSSISRLIKQLETLGYVKKEVAPEDRRGIVISLTETGQQKIIRALEEKGSVFFERIATWSDAELNDFMQMLRHFNGFTHTTS; encoded by the coding sequence ATGGAATATGAAGACATCCAAAGTAACCGGAGAGAGCTGTTGGAGAGAGCGCTAGGTGAGCAGCTTAATGCACTTCTCAGCGCTTCACATGCACTGAATGTTACAACCTCAGCGCGGTTTGATTCTTCCCTACAGCCTGCTGCATTCCATATCGTTCGTTGGCTCTACGCTTATGGACCAACAAGCGCTGCGACTTTAGCGGAATCCACCGCTATGGATCGCAGTTCGATCAGCCGGCTTATCAAACAGCTGGAAACCTTGGGATATGTGAAAAAAGAGGTGGCCCCTGAGGATCGTCGAGGCATAGTGATTTCCTTGACCGAGACAGGACAGCAAAAAATTATTAGAGCTCTTGAGGAGAAAGGTTCTGTCTTTTTCGAACGGATTGCCACTTGGAGCGATGCCGAGCTGAATGATTTCATGCAAATGC
- a CDS encoding prepilin-type N-terminal cleavage/methylation domain-containing protein — MRKFADRLRSERGFTLIEMIAAMTLFSMIVGIISMVMMFGFRSYHKITIENSLRDEADLIMSSVISELYTFAPQKVVNTAGGIQLIKEDSEGIVSTRTLAFVEENTDGQLFTRMEIDNAPSDPRTTIESDLSGSTVTSTSSSDRACTVQTSCESGLININLILTQHYDGRPYEMELESKFGF, encoded by the coding sequence ATGAGAAAATTCGCTGACCGCCTGAGGTCTGAGCGGGGATTCACCTTGATTGAGATGATCGCGGCGATGACGCTATTTTCGATGATTGTTGGGATCATCTCTATGGTGATGATGTTCGGTTTCCGCAGCTATCATAAAATAACGATTGAAAATTCGCTGCGCGATGAAGCAGACCTCATTATGTCCTCTGTTATTAGTGAATTGTATACCTTCGCTCCGCAAAAGGTGGTGAATACCGCCGGAGGTATTCAGTTAATCAAAGAAGATAGCGAGGGGATAGTCTCCACACGGACGCTTGCGTTCGTTGAAGAAAATACCGATGGCCAATTATTCACAAGGATGGAAATTGATAATGCACCCAGTGATCCCCGGACCACGATTGAATCCGATCTCAGTGGTTCTACGGTAACTTCGACAAGTTCTAGTGACAGAGCGTGTACAGTACAAACGTCTTGTGAGAGCGGACTAATTAACATTAATCTGATACTGACCCAACATTATGACGGTAGGCCTTATGAAATGGAGTTAGAGAGCAAATTCGGATTTTAG
- a CDS encoding prepilin-type N-terminal cleavage/methylation domain-containing protein, which yields MKAGPKQEQGFTLIEVLASIIILSIVSLVLTSYFINAMSYSKSNQNKTIMVNLARNALFYVEKQDFVKMQEYFITDKHPIIEANNCLSAISCTSYNTLFSNTTALAAILNPTVNKVEYHINIIYQAQLHQDMLDGKLSESDEAAPDNRKIEMAPFLIPVQVEVSGDGGPRGQAYTTVVEGYIIDEKIR from the coding sequence ATGAAAGCGGGCCCTAAGCAGGAGCAAGGATTTACACTTATTGAAGTATTAGCGTCTATCATCATTTTGTCGATAGTCTCTCTAGTACTTACGTCATATTTCATCAACGCCATGTCCTACTCCAAATCGAACCAGAACAAGACGATTATGGTTAATCTGGCGCGGAACGCGCTTTTTTATGTGGAGAAACAGGACTTTGTGAAGATGCAGGAATATTTCATAACAGACAAGCATCCGATAATAGAAGCAAACAATTGCCTGTCCGCTATTTCATGCACCAGTTATAACACCTTGTTCTCGAATACGACAGCTTTAGCTGCTATTTTGAATCCGACAGTTAATAAAGTTGAATACCATATTAATATTATATATCAGGCACAGCTGCATCAGGATATGCTGGATGGAAAGCTCAGTGAGAGTGATGAAGCTGCACCGGATAATCGCAAAATCGAAATGGCTCCTTTTCTGATTCCCGTCCAGGTAGAAGTGAGTGGAGATGGGGGCCCTAGAGGACAAGCTTACACAACGGTGGTGGAGGGATATATAATTGATGAGAAAATTCGCTGA
- a CDS encoding alpha/beta hydrolase family protein — protein sequence MALVECKFYSEVLGLSTSMTVILPQKTTTQIGMSNVTRGKLHPTLYLLHGLSDDDSIWLRRTSIERYVAEMGIAVVMPQVHRSFYTDMEEGGKYWTFISEELPALARSFFPLSPKREDNFVAGLSMGGYGAIKLGLRKPKVFAAAASLSGALDMAHHFMNWEDPTAKTKEYEQIFGKEDIAGTHDDLLWLLQELDRSKGPKPALYQCCGTEDFLYADNQIFREACLETSLSLTYEEGPGSHEWGYWDTKIRDVLNWLPLSK from the coding sequence ATGGCATTAGTAGAATGCAAATTTTATTCAGAGGTGTTGGGGCTTAGCACTTCGATGACCGTCATTTTGCCGCAAAAAACGACCACACAGATTGGAATGAGCAACGTTACGAGGGGAAAGCTTCACCCTACACTGTACTTGCTGCATGGCTTATCTGATGATGATTCGATCTGGCTGCGCCGGACTTCGATTGAACGTTATGTTGCGGAAATGGGGATTGCGGTCGTGATGCCGCAGGTACACCGCAGCTTTTACACGGATATGGAAGAAGGTGGGAAGTACTGGACCTTCATTAGCGAAGAACTGCCAGCATTGGCACGTTCGTTCTTTCCGTTGTCACCTAAACGTGAGGATAACTTCGTAGCCGGACTGTCGATGGGTGGATACGGGGCGATCAAGCTGGGATTGCGTAAACCGAAGGTTTTTGCGGCGGCTGCAAGTCTGTCTGGGGCACTTGATATGGCGCATCATTTCATGAACTGGGAAGATCCTACCGCTAAGACGAAAGAGTACGAGCAGATTTTTGGCAAAGAGGATATTGCTGGAACACACGATGATCTATTATGGCTGCTACAAGAACTGGACCGCTCCAAGGGACCTAAACCAGCGCTTTATCAATGCTGTGGCACAGAGGATTTCCTGTATGCAGACAACCAGATTTTCCGCGAAGCCTGTCTAGAAACATCACTATCACTGACCTACGAAGAAGGGCCTGGTTCACATGAATGGGGCTACTGGGATACTAAAATCCGCGATGTGCTGAACTGGCTGCCTCTGAGTAAATAA